A section of the Castanea sativa cultivar Marrone di Chiusa Pesio chromosome 12, ASM4071231v1 genome encodes:
- the LOC142621217 gene encoding uncharacterized protein LOC142621217 isoform X2, translating into MAEISEEPPNPIPPQPQPQPQHTHQPSESTIRKAKPGLKRLALTLSVLVSFIFAFPFLYKSVEIHRAPLPFREIDSLSSQIGSSNNNHNHPSLSFPCHFQAIFVNFNNSNAETLESLIFDELTKLTSNTTSQCSTLSVKLVNSGPIWSLIGAVDFGGDDESVDEALAGVLGGEKVYSVVVVKGESEEVKGVVGKYRHGWVVGRVLEVEAAERAVEMFVKVFVNGGKEEGFIHGEFMPVGADGRIVLSFNLLNSNPHDWVYDWDFQAIDETLLAPIIKALGPVANISVESQVLYHTPKSSLSFWDDKRKGYIFSTKDLPFFVNSNEWHLDTSIAAGGRSKILQFVVYVPSAKECPLLLQLPNGEISKTNGFISPMWGGVIVWNPQGCLKDSESQHPIRQTISHQDLQKVFEVFMGQFRQLFGLKSDNLYFGSSGTYSLLASEKGFSEWELDFLARRHTCFNLHSCATTLGSLSRLVQSLPRMIIMDEIGKQVKYSLEAANLAQRNASLGLYDASAVSSRQARSLAEDAFFHPSIMSVSYYSFEHCFAVYSPFFLPVSMHVLLAALREWRRYQIENRKYLAWKVEVQKNS; encoded by the exons ATGGCGGAAATCTCCGAAGAACCTCCAAATCCAATACCTCCACAACCACAGCCACAACCACAACACACACACCAACCATCCGAATCAACCATTCGAAAAGCCAAACCTGGACTCAAGCGTCTCGCTCTCACTCTCTCAGTCCTAGTCTCTTTCATCTTCGCTTTCCCTTTCCTCTACAAATCCGTCGAAATCCACCGCGCTCCGCTTCCCTTTCGCGAAATCGATTCCCTCTCGTCCCAAATCGGATCCagcaacaacaaccacaaccacccCTCGCTTTCATTCCCTTGCCATTTCCAAGCAATCTTCGTAAATTTCAACAATTCCAACGCGGAAACCCTAGAGTCTTTGATTTTCGACGAATTGACCAAGTTGACCTCCAACACAACCTCGCAATGCAGTACTTTATCGGTAAAGCTCGTGAATtctggtccaatttggtccttgATCGGGGCCGTTGATTTTGGCGGTGACGATGAGAGTGTTGACGAGGCTTTGGCGGGTGTGTTGGGTGGTGAGAAGGTGTATAGTGTTGTGGTGGTGAAAGGGGAGAGTGAGGAGGTGAAGGGGGTGGTGGGGAAGTATAGGCATGGATGGGTTGTGGGGAGGGTTTTAGAGGTGGAGGCGGCGGAGAGGGCGGTGGAGATGTTTGTTAAGGTGTTTGTGAATGGTGGGAAGGAGGAAGGGTTCATTCATGGGGAGTTTATGCCTGTTGGGGCTGATGGGAGGATTGTGCTTTCCTTTAATTTGCTTAATTCTAACCCACATGATTGGGTTTATGATTG GGATTTTCAAGCAATAGATGAAACACTATTGGCCCCTATAATTAAGGCTCTAGGACCGGTAGCTAACATCAGTGTGGAAAGTCAG GTTTTATACCATACACCAAAGTCTTCACTTTCTTTCTGGGACGATAAGAGGAAAGGCTACATCTTTAGCACCAAGGATCTTCCTTTCTTT GTCAATTCAAATGAGTGGCACTTGGATACTTCTATTGCAGCAGGAGGGAGGTCAAAGATATTGCAATTTGTGGT ATATGTACCATCTGCAAAGGAATGCCCTCTTCTACTACAGCTTCCAAATGGAGAGATTTCTAAGACGAATGGATTCATATCTCCT ATGTGGGGAGGTGTTATTGTTTGGAATCCCCAAGGTTGTCTGAAGGATTCAGAAAGCCAGCATCCTATCAGGCAAACAATTTCCCACCAG GATCTGCAGAAGGTTTTTGAAGTTTTCATGGGGCAGTTCCGACAACTTTTTGGTCTTAAGTCTGACAATCTTTATTTTGGTTCCTCTGGCACATACAGTCTTTTAGCCAGTGAAAAAGGCTTCTCAGAATG GGAATTGGATTTCCTGGCACGGCGACATACATGCTTTAATCTTCATTCGTGTGCTACAACACTTGGATCTCTTTCCAGATTG GTTCAATCATTGCCAAGGATGATTATCATGGATGAGATTGGTAAACAG gtaaaatattctcttgaggcAGCAAACTTGGCTCAAAGGAATGCCTCTCTTGGACTTTATGATGCTTCAGCTG TGTCCTCTAGGCAAGCAAGATCTCTGGCAGAAGATGCCTTCTTTCACCCATCAATTATGTCTGTCAGCTACTACTCCTTCGAGCATTGTTTTGCTGTCTATTCG CCTTTCTTTCTGCCAGTTTCAATGCATGTCCTCCTGGCAGCATTAAGAGAATGGAGAAGATACCAGATAGAAAACAGGAAGTACTTAGCATGGAAGGTTGAAGTGCAAAAAAATTCTTGA
- the LOC142621217 gene encoding uncharacterized protein LOC142621217 isoform X1 yields MAEISEEPPNPIPPQPQPQPQHTHQPSESTIRKAKPGLKRLALTLSVLVSFIFAFPFLYKSVEIHRAPLPFREIDSLSSQIGSSNNNHNHPSLSFPCHFQAIFVNFNNSNAETLESLIFDELTKLTSNTTSQCSTLSVKLVNSGPIWSLIGAVDFGGDDESVDEALAGVLGGEKVYSVVVVKGESEEVKGVVGKYRHGWVVGRVLEVEAAERAVEMFVKVFVNGGKEEGFIHGEFMPVGADGRIVLSFNLLNSNPHDWVYDWDFQAIDETLLAPIIKALGPVANISVESQVLYHTPKSSLSFWDDKRKGYIFSTKDLPFFVNSNEWHLDTSIAAGGRSKILQFVDLRICGLQLIYVPSAKECPLLLQLPNGEISKTNGFISPMWGGVIVWNPQGCLKDSESQHPIRQTISHQDLQKVFEVFMGQFRQLFGLKSDNLYFGSSGTYSLLASEKGFSEWELDFLARRHTCFNLHSCATTLGSLSRLVQSLPRMIIMDEIGKQVKYSLEAANLAQRNASLGLYDASAVSSRQARSLAEDAFFHPSIMSVSYYSFEHCFAVYSPFFLPVSMHVLLAALREWRRYQIENRKYLAWKVEVQKNS; encoded by the exons ATGGCGGAAATCTCCGAAGAACCTCCAAATCCAATACCTCCACAACCACAGCCACAACCACAACACACACACCAACCATCCGAATCAACCATTCGAAAAGCCAAACCTGGACTCAAGCGTCTCGCTCTCACTCTCTCAGTCCTAGTCTCTTTCATCTTCGCTTTCCCTTTCCTCTACAAATCCGTCGAAATCCACCGCGCTCCGCTTCCCTTTCGCGAAATCGATTCCCTCTCGTCCCAAATCGGATCCagcaacaacaaccacaaccacccCTCGCTTTCATTCCCTTGCCATTTCCAAGCAATCTTCGTAAATTTCAACAATTCCAACGCGGAAACCCTAGAGTCTTTGATTTTCGACGAATTGACCAAGTTGACCTCCAACACAACCTCGCAATGCAGTACTTTATCGGTAAAGCTCGTGAATtctggtccaatttggtccttgATCGGGGCCGTTGATTTTGGCGGTGACGATGAGAGTGTTGACGAGGCTTTGGCGGGTGTGTTGGGTGGTGAGAAGGTGTATAGTGTTGTGGTGGTGAAAGGGGAGAGTGAGGAGGTGAAGGGGGTGGTGGGGAAGTATAGGCATGGATGGGTTGTGGGGAGGGTTTTAGAGGTGGAGGCGGCGGAGAGGGCGGTGGAGATGTTTGTTAAGGTGTTTGTGAATGGTGGGAAGGAGGAAGGGTTCATTCATGGGGAGTTTATGCCTGTTGGGGCTGATGGGAGGATTGTGCTTTCCTTTAATTTGCTTAATTCTAACCCACATGATTGGGTTTATGATTG GGATTTTCAAGCAATAGATGAAACACTATTGGCCCCTATAATTAAGGCTCTAGGACCGGTAGCTAACATCAGTGTGGAAAGTCAG GTTTTATACCATACACCAAAGTCTTCACTTTCTTTCTGGGACGATAAGAGGAAAGGCTACATCTTTAGCACCAAGGATCTTCCTTTCTTT GTCAATTCAAATGAGTGGCACTTGGATACTTCTATTGCAGCAGGAGGGAGGTCAAAGATATTGCAATTTGTG GATCTGAGGATATGTGGCCTTCAGTTGAT ATATGTACCATCTGCAAAGGAATGCCCTCTTCTACTACAGCTTCCAAATGGAGAGATTTCTAAGACGAATGGATTCATATCTCCT ATGTGGGGAGGTGTTATTGTTTGGAATCCCCAAGGTTGTCTGAAGGATTCAGAAAGCCAGCATCCTATCAGGCAAACAATTTCCCACCAG GATCTGCAGAAGGTTTTTGAAGTTTTCATGGGGCAGTTCCGACAACTTTTTGGTCTTAAGTCTGACAATCTTTATTTTGGTTCCTCTGGCACATACAGTCTTTTAGCCAGTGAAAAAGGCTTCTCAGAATG GGAATTGGATTTCCTGGCACGGCGACATACATGCTTTAATCTTCATTCGTGTGCTACAACACTTGGATCTCTTTCCAGATTG GTTCAATCATTGCCAAGGATGATTATCATGGATGAGATTGGTAAACAG gtaaaatattctcttgaggcAGCAAACTTGGCTCAAAGGAATGCCTCTCTTGGACTTTATGATGCTTCAGCTG TGTCCTCTAGGCAAGCAAGATCTCTGGCAGAAGATGCCTTCTTTCACCCATCAATTATGTCTGTCAGCTACTACTCCTTCGAGCATTGTTTTGCTGTCTATTCG CCTTTCTTTCTGCCAGTTTCAATGCATGTCCTCCTGGCAGCATTAAGAGAATGGAGAAGATACCAGATAGAAAACAGGAAGTACTTAGCATGGAAGGTTGAAGTGCAAAAAAATTCTTGA
- the LOC142619897 gene encoding uncharacterized protein LOC142619897 — translation MYADRVEAESKRSIKDRLNGTSIADTRRRQFTGKRQRQDDKWEHDLYNEDEPQISNNKVGARDLRLKLQKKSLGQASQRGSLSGVRDLRDKLTGLNDTQPMNVDPPKRKLEAPRPTRKSIAEVPAPEPKKGTNPAPRKKAGTSVDDFLNSLGLEKYLITFQAEEVDMTALVHMTDDDLKALGIPMGPRKKIILALESRA, via the exons ATGTATGCTGATCGAGTGGAGGCAGAGTCCAAGAGGTCAATAAAGGATCGACTCAATGGGACTTCCATTGCTGACACTCGCCGCCGACAATTCACCGGCAAGAG GCAAAGGCAAGATGACAAGTGGGAACATGATCTTTATAATGAAGATGAACCTCAAATTTCAA ATAACAAGGTTGGGGCTCGAGATCTCCGTTTAAAGCTTCAAAAGAAAAGTCTTGGACAGGCATCTCAAAGAGGGTCTCTTTCAGGTGTTAGGGATCTACGTGATAAGTTAACTGGCCTGAATGATACACAACCAATGAACGTTGATCCCCCAAAGCGAAAGCTGGAGGCTCCGAGGCCTACTAGGAAAAGCATAGCTGAGGTCCCTGCACCAGAGCCCAAAAAGGGCACCAACCCTGCTCCTAGAAAAAag GCTGGTACATCAGTGGATGACTTTTTGAACTCTTTGGGTCTCGAAAAGTATCTTATTACTTTTCAAGCAGAGGAG GTTGACATGACTGCCCTAGTACACATGACTGATGATGACCTCAAGGCTCTAGGCATACCAATG GGTCCAAGAAAGAAGATAATTTTAGCTTTGGAATCCAGAGCCTGA